A genome region from Streptomyces sp. NBC_01296 includes the following:
- a CDS encoding SDR family NAD(P)-dependent oxidoreductase, translated as MGKLDGRVVVITGAARGQGEQEARLFAAEGAKVLLGDVLDEQGAAVAKEIGEDRARYVRMDVSREEDWAAAVAAAKEAFGPIDGLVNNAGILRFNELVSTPLEEFQQLVQVNQVGAFLGIKTVAPEIEAAGGGTIVNTSSYTGLTGMAFVGSYAATKAAIVGLTRVAALELAAKGIRVNAMCPGAVDTPMANPGLLDPANMSDEARDAMAELYQRVVPMGRVGRPDEVAKLALFLSSEDSSYITGQPFVIDGGWMAGVSIL; from the coding sequence ATGGGCAAGCTGGACGGGCGCGTCGTCGTCATCACCGGTGCGGCGCGCGGTCAGGGCGAGCAGGAGGCGCGCCTCTTCGCCGCCGAGGGCGCCAAGGTGCTCCTCGGCGACGTGCTGGACGAGCAGGGCGCCGCCGTCGCCAAGGAGATAGGCGAGGACCGCGCCCGGTACGTACGGATGGACGTGAGCCGGGAGGAGGACTGGGCGGCCGCCGTGGCCGCCGCCAAGGAGGCCTTCGGCCCGATCGACGGCCTGGTCAACAATGCGGGCATCCTGCGCTTCAACGAGCTGGTCTCGACCCCGCTGGAGGAGTTCCAGCAGCTGGTCCAGGTCAACCAGGTAGGCGCCTTCCTCGGCATCAAGACGGTCGCCCCCGAGATCGAGGCGGCCGGTGGCGGCACCATCGTCAACACCTCCTCGTACACCGGCCTGACGGGCATGGCGTTCGTCGGCTCGTACGCGGCGACCAAGGCGGCGATCGTCGGCCTGACCCGGGTGGCCGCGCTGGAGCTCGCCGCCAAGGGCATCCGGGTCAACGCGATGTGCCCGGGCGCCGTGGACACCCCGATGGCCAATCCCGGCCTGCTGGACCCGGCCAACATGAGCGACGAGGCGCGCGACGCGATGGCGGAGCTCTACCAGCGGGTCGTGCCGATGGGGCGGGTGGGCCGGCCCGACGAGGTCGCCAAGCTGGCCTTGTTCCTGAGCAGCGAGGACTCCTCGTACATCACCGGCCAGCCGTTCGTGATCGACGGCGGCTGGATGGCCGGCGTCAGCATCCTCTAG
- a CDS encoding N-acyl-D-amino-acid deacylase family protein yields MLDHLIKGATVVDGTGAPARVADVGLRDGRIAVIGEPGAVTEEARTGEDAHGLVLTPGFVDPHTHYDAQLFWDPYATPSMNHGVTTVAGGNCGFTLAPLHPDRPEDADYTRRMMSKVEGMALKALEEGVDWTWSGFGEYLDALEGRIAVNAGFMVGHCALRRHVMGADAVGGQPTPEQMQQMLDLFHDAMNAGAWGLSTTQSATHSDGDGAPVASRHAKPAELIALSKAVAEHEGTQLEAIVAGCLDQFADEEIDLFVEMSAAAGRPLNWNVLTIDAAVPERVPRQLVPSERARKAGGRIVALTMPILTPMNMSLGTFCALNLIPGWGEILGLPVPERIAKLSDADVRAEMLRRADSKEAGVFRRLANFGRYVIGDTYSKENEGLSGRVVNDIAAERGQDPFRCLVEICSHDDLRTVLWPMPTDNDPASWALRAETWQHEDVMLGGSDAGAHLDRMCGAPYTTRFLGDCLRGRKLVPLEQAVKMLTDDPAQLFGLRERGRITEGFHADLVLFDPERIEAGPATLVHDLPGDSPRLDARAIGIVSVRVNGVETIRDDQVTGAIPGIVLRSGRDTRTVSTR; encoded by the coding sequence ATGCTCGACCACCTGATCAAGGGCGCCACCGTCGTGGACGGCACCGGCGCCCCCGCCCGCGTCGCAGACGTCGGCCTGCGCGACGGGCGGATCGCCGTCATCGGCGAACCGGGCGCGGTCACGGAGGAGGCCCGGACCGGCGAGGACGCGCACGGCCTCGTCCTGACCCCCGGCTTCGTCGACCCCCACACCCACTACGACGCCCAGCTGTTCTGGGACCCGTACGCGACGCCCTCCATGAACCACGGCGTCACCACCGTCGCCGGCGGCAACTGCGGGTTCACCCTGGCCCCGCTGCACCCCGACCGCCCCGAGGACGCCGACTACACCCGCCGCATGATGAGCAAGGTCGAGGGCATGGCCCTCAAAGCCCTCGAGGAAGGCGTCGACTGGACCTGGTCCGGCTTCGGCGAGTACCTCGACGCCCTCGAAGGGCGGATCGCCGTCAACGCCGGCTTCATGGTCGGCCACTGCGCACTGCGCCGGCACGTCATGGGCGCGGACGCCGTCGGCGGACAGCCCACCCCCGAGCAGATGCAGCAGATGCTCGACCTCTTCCACGACGCCATGAACGCCGGCGCCTGGGGCCTGTCCACCACCCAGTCCGCCACCCACTCCGACGGCGACGGCGCCCCCGTGGCCTCCCGCCACGCCAAGCCCGCCGAACTCATCGCGCTGTCGAAGGCCGTCGCAGAACACGAGGGCACCCAGCTCGAGGCCATCGTCGCGGGCTGCCTCGACCAGTTCGCCGACGAGGAGATCGACCTCTTCGTCGAGATGAGCGCCGCCGCCGGCCGCCCGCTGAACTGGAACGTCCTCACCATCGACGCCGCCGTCCCCGAACGGGTGCCGCGCCAGCTCGTACCGAGCGAGCGCGCCCGCAAGGCCGGCGGCCGCATCGTCGCGCTGACCATGCCGATCCTCACCCCCATGAACATGTCGCTCGGCACCTTCTGCGCCCTGAACCTGATCCCCGGCTGGGGCGAGATCCTCGGCCTGCCCGTGCCCGAGCGGATCGCGAAGCTGAGCGACGCCGACGTACGGGCCGAGATGCTGCGCCGCGCCGACAGCAAGGAGGCCGGGGTCTTCCGGCGCCTGGCCAACTTCGGCCGCTACGTCATCGGGGACACGTACAGCAAGGAGAACGAGGGCCTGTCCGGCCGCGTCGTGAACGACATCGCCGCCGAGCGCGGCCAAGACCCCTTCCGGTGCCTGGTCGAGATCTGCTCCCACGACGACCTGCGTACGGTGCTCTGGCCCATGCCGACCGACAACGACCCGGCCAGCTGGGCACTGCGCGCCGAGACCTGGCAGCACGAGGACGTCATGCTCGGCGGCTCCGACGCCGGCGCGCACCTGGACCGCATGTGCGGGGCCCCGTACACGACCCGCTTCCTCGGGGACTGCCTGCGCGGCCGCAAGCTGGTGCCGCTGGAGCAGGCGGTGAAGATGCTGACCGACGACCCGGCGCAGCTCTTCGGGCTGCGCGAACGCGGCCGCATCACCGAGGGGTTCCACGCGGACCTGGTGCTGTTCGACCCGGAGCGGATCGAGGCCGGTCCGGCGACCCTCGTGCACGACCTGCCCGGCGACAGCCCGCGGCTGGACGCCCGCGCGATCGGGATCGTGTCCGTACGCGTCAACGGCGTGGAGACCATCCGCGACGACCAGGTCACGGGGGCGATCCCCGGGATCGTGCTCCGCTCGGGCCGCGACACGAGGACGGTGAGCACCCGTTGA
- a CDS encoding LLM class flavin-dependent oxidoreductase: MEFGLFVQGYVPEARSKVDPEAEHKALVEETEYVIQADKSGFKYAWASEHHFLEEYSHLSANEVFLAYLAHATERIHLGSGIFNPLAPVNHPVKVAEKVTMLDHLSKGRFEFGTGRGAGSHEILGFLPGITDMNATKEIWEETIAEFPKMFLQEEYEGFQGKHWSLPPRKIFPKPYGKAHPAMWYAAGSPSSYAMAAKKGLGVLGFSVQKVSDMEWVLEQYKTAIQEAKAIGAFVNDNVMVTSTAICAETHDKAVEIAVNANMNRFQSLVFRYHDTFPRPEAIPQWPETLPEYNAEIIELLIAEELLICGDPSEVLAQCKRWEQAGADQLSFGLPTGVSYEDTMTTVKLIGEHVIPKIDTDPVHRTTRFRQAV; this comes from the coding sequence TTGGAATTCGGGCTCTTCGTGCAGGGATACGTGCCTGAGGCGCGGTCCAAGGTCGACCCCGAGGCAGAGCACAAGGCGCTGGTCGAGGAGACCGAGTACGTCATCCAGGCCGACAAGTCCGGCTTCAAGTACGCCTGGGCCTCCGAGCACCACTTCCTGGAGGAGTACTCGCACCTGTCGGCGAACGAGGTGTTCCTCGCCTACCTCGCCCACGCCACCGAGCGCATCCACCTCGGCTCCGGCATCTTCAACCCGCTCGCCCCCGTGAACCACCCGGTCAAGGTGGCCGAGAAGGTCACCATGCTCGACCACCTCTCCAAGGGCCGCTTCGAGTTCGGCACCGGCCGCGGCGCGGGCAGCCACGAGATCCTCGGATTCCTGCCCGGCATCACGGACATGAACGCCACCAAGGAGATCTGGGAAGAGACCATCGCCGAGTTCCCCAAGATGTTCCTCCAGGAGGAGTACGAGGGGTTCCAGGGCAAGCACTGGTCGCTGCCGCCGCGGAAGATCTTCCCCAAGCCGTACGGCAAGGCCCACCCGGCCATGTGGTACGCCGCCGGCTCCCCCTCCTCGTACGCGATGGCCGCGAAGAAGGGCCTCGGCGTCCTCGGGTTCAGCGTCCAGAAGGTCTCCGACATGGAGTGGGTGCTGGAGCAGTACAAGACGGCCATCCAGGAGGCCAAGGCCATCGGCGCGTTCGTCAACGACAACGTGATGGTCACCTCCACCGCGATATGCGCCGAGACGCACGACAAGGCGGTGGAGATCGCGGTCAACGCGAACATGAACCGCTTCCAGTCGCTCGTCTTCCGCTACCACGACACCTTCCCGCGGCCCGAGGCGATCCCGCAGTGGCCCGAGACGCTGCCCGAGTACAACGCGGAGATCATCGAGCTGCTGATCGCCGAGGAACTGCTGATCTGCGGCGACCCGTCCGAGGTGCTCGCACAGTGCAAGCGCTGGGAGCAGGCGGGCGCCGACCAGCTGTCGTTCGGCCTGCCGACCGGCGTCTCGTACGAGGACACGATGACCACCGTCAAGCTCATCGGCGAGCACGTGATCCCGAAGATCGACACGGACCCGGTCCACCGCACCACCCGCTTCCGCCAGGCCGTCTGA
- a CDS encoding aldehyde dehydrogenase family protein — protein MSEPVQQKLYIGGEWVEPAAGHYEVVNPADESVVGLAPEASRAQVEEAARAAAEAFERWSRTAPEERAAVLDRAADIMQREYEPWAALARAETGAPTGIARGMQVGVGVARFRRYAKGALEPVERGLPPQVTEAGPMGRASILGALEVRQPVGVVTCITSYNNPWANPAGKVAPALAMGNTVVVKPAPQDPLSVFKMAEALHEAGAPAGVVNVVCGASVEVGEAAVDSPYVDMVSFTGSTGVGQRIAEVCGRSMKRQLMELGGKGAAVVFEDADLDAAVMGIGTTFSFYSGQICTAPTRVIVHRSVYEQLVEKLTGYLAFMKVGDPAVAGTVVGPVISAAHRDRVESYVELGKKEGARIAYGGERPAVGDGRGFYVAPTLLVDCTNDMRVVREEIFGPVVVVVPFDGGEEEAVALANDSDFGLLSYVWSGDAARGFRVARRLRAGGVGVNTIGRNMEAPFGGFKRSGVGRDVGSYALHAYSEMQSIVWAG, from the coding sequence TTGAGCGAGCCCGTGCAGCAGAAGCTCTACATCGGCGGCGAGTGGGTGGAGCCGGCCGCCGGGCACTACGAGGTGGTCAACCCGGCGGACGAATCGGTGGTCGGGCTCGCGCCCGAGGCCTCGCGCGCCCAGGTCGAGGAAGCGGCGCGCGCGGCGGCGGAGGCCTTCGAGCGCTGGTCCCGTACGGCCCCCGAGGAGCGGGCGGCCGTCCTGGACCGGGCCGCGGACATCATGCAGCGCGAGTACGAGCCGTGGGCGGCCCTCGCCCGCGCCGAGACGGGCGCACCGACCGGCATCGCGCGCGGCATGCAGGTCGGGGTCGGGGTCGCCCGCTTCCGGCGGTACGCGAAGGGTGCCCTCGAACCGGTGGAACGCGGGCTGCCCCCGCAGGTCACCGAGGCCGGGCCGATGGGGAGGGCGAGCATCCTGGGGGCGCTGGAGGTGCGCCAGCCGGTCGGCGTGGTCACCTGCATCACCTCGTACAACAACCCGTGGGCGAACCCGGCGGGCAAGGTGGCCCCGGCCCTGGCCATGGGCAACACGGTGGTGGTGAAACCGGCCCCGCAGGATCCGCTGTCGGTGTTCAAGATGGCCGAGGCGCTGCACGAGGCGGGCGCCCCGGCCGGTGTGGTGAACGTGGTCTGCGGCGCCTCGGTCGAGGTCGGCGAGGCCGCGGTGGACTCCCCGTACGTGGACATGGTCTCGTTCACCGGTTCCACGGGCGTCGGGCAGCGCATCGCGGAGGTCTGCGGCCGCTCGATGAAGCGGCAGCTGATGGAGCTCGGCGGCAAGGGCGCGGCGGTCGTCTTCGAGGACGCCGACCTGGACGCGGCGGTGATGGGGATCGGCACCACCTTCTCCTTCTACTCCGGCCAGATCTGCACGGCCCCGACCCGGGTGATCGTGCACCGGTCGGTGTACGAGCAGCTGGTGGAGAAGCTGACCGGCTACCTGGCCTTCATGAAGGTCGGCGACCCGGCGGTGGCCGGCACCGTGGTGGGCCCGGTGATCTCGGCGGCGCACCGGGACCGGGTGGAGTCGTACGTCGAGTTGGGGAAGAAGGAGGGGGCGCGGATCGCCTACGGCGGCGAGCGGCCGGCGGTCGGGGACGGCCGCGGCTTCTACGTGGCGCCGACGCTGCTGGTGGACTGCACGAACGACATGCGGGTGGTCCGGGAGGAGATCTTCGGCCCGGTGGTCGTGGTCGTCCCGTTCGACGGCGGCGAGGAGGAGGCCGTGGCCCTGGCCAACGACAGCGACTTCGGCCTGCTGAGCTACGTGTGGTCCGGGGACGCGGCGCGCGGCTTCCGGGTGGCGCGCCGGCTGCGGGCGGGCGGGGTCGGCGTGAACACGATCGGCCGGAACATGGAGGCCCCGTTCGGCGGCTTCAAGCGCTCGGGCGTCGGCCGGGACGTGGGCTCGTACGCGCTGCACGCGTACAGCGAGATGCAGTCGATCGTCTGGGCGGGCTGA
- a CDS encoding nitroreductase/quinone reductase family protein — protein sequence MRRFEETGGQPRPGISDLLLTTRGRRSGLLRRTALAYVRDGDGDGEKEAGGAAYVLTASNAGADRHPAWYLNLAADPAVTLQVGTETFPAIARRAAPAEADRLWPAVVAAMPSYAAYRAAADREIPLVLVTRT from the coding sequence ATCCGCCGCTTCGAGGAGACCGGGGGGCAGCCGCGGCCCGGGATCTCGGACCTGCTGCTGACCACGCGGGGGCGGCGGTCCGGGCTGCTGCGGCGCACGGCGCTGGCCTACGTCCGGGACGGGGACGGGGACGGGGAGAAGGAGGCGGGCGGGGCCGCATACGTCCTGACGGCGTCGAACGCGGGCGCCGACCGGCACCCCGCGTGGTACCTGAACCTGGCGGCCGATCCCGCCGTCACGCTCCAGGTCGGGACCGAGACCTTCCCGGCGATCGCGCGCCGGGCCGCCCCGGCCGAGGCGGACCGCCTGTGGCCGGCGGTGGTGGCGGCGATGCCCTCGTACGCGGCCTACCGGGCGGCGGCCGACCGCGAGATCCCGCTGGTGCTGGTCACCCGTACCTAG
- a CDS encoding LLM class F420-dependent oxidoreductase, whose translation MARVFAEGRLVYGMQLPIQSQSTIYAEPWEASATAVDLAEVARAADRAGFGYVATCDHVAIPRRLAGPMSTIWYDPVATLAFLAGITERVRLLSHVAILGLRHPLLSAKQYATLDHLSGGRLILGVGAGHVQEEFEVLGVDFTRRGAVLDETLDALRAALGPEEYPQFEGELFSFKDLGQLPRPAQARVPVWVGGSSPAAVRRAAVRGDGWLPQGDPRDKLPAQIARIKELRAAAGVADPIEFGAITEALYVGEPGWDTGRRTLTGKAEALAESLRAYRALGVDQIQVRFRSRDRAELTDQITAFGAEVGPLLND comes from the coding sequence ATGGCGCGCGTGTTTGCGGAGGGCCGGCTGGTCTACGGGATGCAGCTCCCGATCCAGTCGCAGAGCACCATCTACGCCGAGCCCTGGGAGGCCTCGGCCACCGCCGTCGACCTGGCCGAGGTGGCCCGGGCCGCCGACCGGGCCGGCTTCGGGTACGTCGCCACCTGCGACCACGTGGCCATCCCGCGCCGCCTCGCCGGACCCATGAGCACCATCTGGTACGACCCGGTGGCCACCCTCGCCTTCCTCGCCGGGATCACCGAGCGCGTCCGGCTGCTGAGCCACGTCGCGATCCTGGGCCTGCGCCACCCGCTGCTCAGCGCCAAGCAGTACGCCACCCTCGACCACCTCTCGGGCGGCCGGCTGATCCTCGGCGTCGGCGCGGGCCACGTGCAGGAGGAGTTCGAGGTCCTCGGCGTCGACTTCACCCGCCGCGGGGCCGTCCTCGACGAGACCCTGGACGCGCTGCGCGCCGCCCTCGGGCCCGAGGAGTACCCGCAGTTCGAGGGCGAGCTGTTCTCCTTCAAGGACCTCGGCCAGCTGCCCCGCCCCGCCCAGGCCCGCGTCCCCGTCTGGGTCGGCGGCTCCTCGCCCGCCGCCGTGCGCCGGGCCGCCGTGCGCGGCGACGGCTGGCTCCCGCAGGGCGACCCGCGCGACAAGCTCCCCGCGCAGATCGCCCGGATCAAGGAGCTCCGCGCCGCGGCCGGGGTCGCGGACCCCATCGAGTTCGGCGCGATCACCGAGGCGCTGTACGTCGGCGAGCCCGGCTGGGACACCGGCCGCCGGACCCTCACCGGCAAGGCGGAGGCCCTCGCCGAGTCCCTCCGCGCGTACCGGGCGCTCGGCGTGGACCAGATCCAGGTCCGCTTCCGCAGCCGCGACCGCGCCGAACTGACCGACCAGATCACCGCTTTCGGGGCCGAGGTCGGCCCGCTTCTCAACGACTAG
- a CDS encoding transmembrane-type terpene cyclase, with translation MDLFLTLVSGVAWTVVYVEAIRVGLRDRTYAMPVAALALNFAWEATYAAGEFMSRVSAQGIVNVVWAVADIAIIWTYLRFGRAELPEFVTRPLFAAWSALVFGTGFAVQWLFLAHFGTHDASRYSAFLQNLLMSGLFIALYADRRGPRGQSLVIAVAKWLGTLAPTLLFGVVEDSPFILGLGIMCSVFDLAYIGLLLRGRRAVAAPTGREPAGATV, from the coding sequence GTGGATCTCTTTCTGACGCTGGTCAGCGGGGTGGCGTGGACCGTCGTGTACGTCGAGGCGATCCGGGTCGGGCTGCGGGACCGGACGTATGCGATGCCGGTGGCCGCACTCGCGCTGAACTTCGCGTGGGAGGCGACCTACGCTGCGGGCGAGTTCATGAGCAGGGTCTCCGCTCAGGGGATCGTCAACGTCGTGTGGGCGGTCGCCGACATTGCGATCATCTGGACGTACCTGCGCTTCGGGCGGGCCGAGCTGCCCGAGTTCGTGACGCGGCCGCTCTTCGCGGCATGGAGCGCACTCGTGTTCGGCACCGGTTTCGCCGTGCAGTGGCTGTTCCTCGCGCACTTCGGGACGCACGACGCGAGCCGGTACTCGGCGTTCTTGCAGAACCTGCTGATGTCCGGGCTGTTCATCGCCCTCTACGCCGACCGGCGCGGGCCGCGCGGGCAGTCCCTCGTCATCGCCGTCGCCAAATGGCTGGGGACGCTCGCCCCGACCCTGCTCTTCGGGGTCGTCGAGGACTCGCCGTTCATTCTCGGGCTCGGCATCATGTGCAGCGTCTTCGACCTGGCGTACATCGGGCTGCTGCTGCGGGGGCGGCGGGCGGTCGCCGCGCCGACCGGTCGGGAACCGGCCGGCGCGACGGTCTGA